A genome region from Fervidobacterium changbaicum includes the following:
- the flhB gene encoding flagellar biosynthesis protein FlhB, protein MDRTDIEDGLQVGALPQPTLSKIATINLQLFADPDKTEKATPRKRQKAREEGQVPASREFISGLGFLFVAALFLFTGKTLLNALIDGTTATFEISDTDIRTFEDFLIYGFKPFTSAFMSVSILVLSAAFFSLIIGLLQTRFLFTLKPLKFDLNRLNPITGLKRMFSLRSLFELAKAIVKLLIVGFVGYSVLKGNFQKIMVTADSSLIDGALLVWSTFTELIIKCSIALLVVSIADYYFSRYEYEQSIKMTKQEVKEEFKEIEGNPEVKRRQRQIMMQYAMHRMMQEVPEASVVITNPTHFACALRYDPEKDFAPVLVAKGVDRVALRIIEIARENDVPIVRNPKLAREIYYTTELGDAIPEKLYKAVAEILAYVFTLREKRESLK, encoded by the coding sequence ATGGATAGAACTGATATCGAGGATGGTTTACAAGTTGGAGCCTTACCTCAACCAACTCTTAGCAAGATAGCCACAATAAATCTGCAGCTGTTTGCAGATCCCGATAAAACAGAAAAGGCGACCCCACGAAAGAGGCAAAAAGCACGCGAGGAAGGTCAAGTACCGGCTTCTCGTGAGTTTATCTCCGGACTTGGATTTTTGTTCGTAGCTGCCTTATTTCTATTTACTGGGAAGACGCTTTTGAATGCGTTAATAGATGGTACTACAGCTACTTTTGAGATTTCGGACACCGATATAAGAACGTTTGAAGATTTTCTGATTTATGGTTTTAAACCTTTTACATCCGCTTTTATGTCAGTTTCCATTCTGGTCCTCAGTGCAGCGTTTTTCTCGCTCATCATCGGGCTACTGCAAACCCGCTTTCTCTTCACACTTAAGCCTCTAAAATTCGACCTCAACCGACTTAATCCAATAACAGGACTTAAAAGAATGTTTTCACTGAGGTCTCTCTTTGAATTGGCGAAAGCTATTGTCAAACTCTTGATAGTTGGTTTTGTCGGATACAGTGTACTGAAGGGCAATTTCCAGAAAATAATGGTCACTGCTGACTCGAGCTTAATTGACGGTGCATTACTTGTCTGGAGTACTTTCACCGAACTCATAATCAAGTGTTCAATAGCTTTATTGGTTGTTTCCATAGCTGACTACTATTTTTCGCGCTACGAATACGAGCAGAGTATAAAAATGACTAAGCAAGAAGTAAAAGAAGAATTCAAAGAAATAGAAGGGAACCCTGAAGTAAAAAGACGTCAAAGGCAGATAATGATGCAATATGCGATGCACAGAATGATGCAGGAAGTACCGGAAGCAAGTGTGGTTATAACCAACCCAACACACTTTGCTTGTGCGTTGCGGTATGACCCGGAAAAAGACTTCGCACCCGTTTTGGTTGCAAAGGGGGTTGACAGAGTCGCACTGAGAATAATTGAAATAGCAAGGGAAAACGATGTTCCAATAGTTAGAAATCCGAAACTCGCGAGGGAGATATACTACACAACCGAACTTGGTGATGCCATACCGGAAAAACTTTACAAAGCGGTAGCAGAAATTCTCGCGTACGTCTTTACACTGAGAGAAAAAAGAGAGTCACTTAAATAA
- a CDS encoding lysoplasmalogenase produces the protein MLLFFVIVSIACALVTITLKQLGIFWKASVVFKVLTTLMLFLAVFSDAVFSYSNGKAGVLVSFGLLAGVLGDFFLEFERFFIYGMVAFLLGHMFYVFGFYMMGGLLSLSLLILVLATGVVYFLFIKKFLGKDKFAVFLYVLAICTMVAFSSSVNVLTFSGAVLFFLSDAILAFDKYVRKVPSRDLLVLSTYFAGQLLIALSVL, from the coding sequence GTGCTGTTGTTTTTCGTTATCGTATCAATTGCATGTGCGTTGGTAACCATAACTCTAAAACAATTGGGAATTTTTTGGAAAGCTTCTGTGGTCTTCAAAGTTCTAACAACTCTCATGTTGTTTTTGGCTGTTTTCAGTGATGCTGTGTTTTCATATTCCAATGGCAAAGCCGGAGTCTTAGTTTCTTTTGGTCTTTTAGCGGGGGTTTTAGGGGATTTCTTTTTGGAATTTGAGAGGTTTTTCATATACGGTATGGTGGCATTTTTATTGGGGCACATGTTCTATGTGTTTGGGTTTTATATGATGGGAGGATTGCTGTCTTTAAGTTTGCTGATTTTGGTTTTGGCAACTGGTGTTGTTTATTTTCTTTTTATTAAGAAGTTCTTAGGCAAGGATAAGTTTGCAGTATTTTTGTACGTTTTAGCTATCTGCACAATGGTTGCGTTCTCTTCTTCGGTGAATGTCCTAACCTTTTCGGGTGCAGTTCTTTTCTTTCTGTCCGATGCCATACTCGCGTTTGATAAATATGTCCGGAAAGTGCCAAGCAGAGATTTGCTCGTTCTATCGACATATTTCGCTGGCCAGTTGTTGATAGCACTTAGTGTTCTTTGA
- a CDS encoding electron transfer flavoprotein subunit beta/FixA family protein codes for MSLRIIVFAKQVPDTTEVKVDPVKGTLIRDGVKSIMNPEDKNALEAALQLKDKYGAKVSVITMGPPSAEAILRESYAMGADEAVLITDPLYAGADTWVTSMILARAAQMIGFDLILTGRQAIDGDTAQVGIEIAEHLKIPVIAYAVDLKLEGERVIVTRELDNTYEVITTKLPCLITCTKELNKPRYMRIANIFGCFDKPITIFNNSVLNFDKNEVGLVGSPTKVRRTFTKGPKGEGVTFNGTPEEAAEMIISKLRAEKLINL; via the coding sequence ATGAGCTTGAGAATTATAGTTTTCGCAAAGCAAGTCCCGGACACAACAGAGGTTAAAGTTGACCCGGTAAAAGGAACTCTTATCAGAGATGGTGTTAAATCAATAATGAACCCAGAAGATAAAAACGCACTTGAAGCAGCACTACAGCTCAAAGATAAATATGGTGCGAAAGTCTCAGTGATAACAATGGGACCACCTTCAGCGGAAGCTATTCTCAGAGAGAGCTATGCGATGGGTGCAGATGAAGCTGTACTAATAACAGACCCGCTATACGCAGGTGCAGATACATGGGTTACCAGTATGATATTAGCAAGAGCTGCACAAATGATAGGATTTGACTTGATTTTAACTGGTCGACAAGCAATAGATGGTGACACTGCACAGGTCGGTATTGAAATAGCGGAACACTTGAAGATCCCAGTAATAGCCTACGCCGTTGATTTGAAACTTGAGGGTGAACGGGTAATCGTCACGCGAGAACTGGATAACACATATGAGGTTATCACAACGAAACTCCCATGCTTAATAACGTGCACAAAGGAACTCAATAAACCGAGATACATGAGGATTGCAAACATCTTCGGTTGTTTCGACAAGCCAATAACGATTTTCAATAACTCCGTTTTAAACTTCGACAAGAACGAGGTAGGGCTTGTAGGTTCTCCAACGAAAGTTCGAAGAACGTTCACAAAAGGGCCGAAGGGAGAAGGAGTAACGTTTAACGGCACTCCAGAAGAGGCAGCGGAAATGATCATATCAAAGCTGAGAGCCGAAAAGCTCATCAATTTGTGA
- a CDS encoding electron transfer flavoprotein subunit alpha/FixB family protein, producing MIMVYCEQRNGELLNVGLELIGKAAQLSKDLDREVVAVVCGNKITHLAEKLANYGATRVIALQHPLLEKYTVDGYTEALYQVVQSENPDILLIGATLTGRELGPRLAARLKTGLTADCTNLEIDPESKLLLMTRPAFGGNLMATIICPNKKPQMATIRPGVFPIPQADTQRTSEVYVFTPKLREEDIKVKVEQVIAKVRRHKDISAEKIIVAGGRGVGSKENFDLLEELAELLGGGIAGSRAAVDEGWLPKDLQVGQTGKVVRPKLYIAIGISGAIQHLAGMQESEYIIAINKDPEAPIMKVADLAIVGDWKPIVKRLIQQLKQNMAIQEEEIS from the coding sequence ATGATAATGGTCTATTGTGAACAAAGAAATGGTGAGTTATTAAACGTTGGATTGGAATTAATTGGAAAAGCGGCTCAATTATCAAAAGACCTTGATAGAGAAGTGGTCGCGGTTGTCTGTGGCAACAAGATCACACATCTGGCTGAGAAACTCGCCAACTACGGCGCTACAAGAGTTATTGCGCTCCAGCATCCACTCTTAGAAAAATACACCGTTGATGGCTACACAGAAGCCTTGTACCAGGTCGTTCAATCTGAAAACCCAGATATCCTGCTTATTGGGGCAACACTTACAGGCCGAGAACTTGGTCCAAGGCTTGCAGCACGGTTAAAAACAGGTCTCACCGCAGACTGTACTAATTTGGAGATAGACCCTGAATCTAAATTGCTACTCATGACTCGTCCAGCGTTTGGTGGAAATCTCATGGCAACTATTATTTGTCCTAACAAGAAACCACAGATGGCAACGATTAGGCCCGGTGTTTTCCCAATACCACAAGCTGATACGCAAAGGACGTCAGAGGTGTACGTCTTCACACCGAAATTGAGAGAAGAAGACATAAAGGTGAAAGTTGAGCAGGTTATCGCAAAGGTTCGCAGGCACAAAGATATAAGCGCTGAAAAGATAATAGTGGCCGGTGGAAGAGGTGTAGGTTCTAAAGAGAATTTCGATTTGCTCGAAGAGCTTGCGGAATTGCTTGGTGGTGGAATTGCAGGTTCGAGAGCCGCTGTTGATGAAGGATGGTTACCGAAAGATTTACAAGTGGGACAAACTGGAAAAGTTGTCAGACCGAAACTATACATAGCCATTGGAATAAGTGGTGCCATCCAACACCTCGCTGGTATGCAAGAAAGCGAATATATCATCGCTATAAACAAAGATCCGGAAGCACCAATAATGAAAGTTGCGGACCTTGCTATTGTAGGCGACTGGAAGCCAATCGTTAAAAGGCTCATTCAACAGCTAAAACAAAACATGGCTATTCAGGAGGAAGAAATTTCCTAA
- a CDS encoding radical SAM protein yields the protein MLLRASYWTWKLLNGESIPDEMPTAYLMLDGKCMYNCAYCTHAKDSESDNSYLSRIVWKIVNVDSLNSVSSKFKRVCIQTVNYKGYLDDIIEVIKHLRSSNENNDLLISVSTRVKNEEEIDTLMNSGVDDLGMAIDVASKGFHMLYRSWPLEYTLSLIRYGASRYPGRITTHIIVGLGETDRELYEIFKLMKSYNVKIALFAFTPVRGTKLAHLSPPSIERYRNIQLLRFLIFEANQKPDVDFDEFGNLKSVRFDSSIDVSKAFLTSGCTHCTRPYYNDSPRSKVLYNYHVFKNSESR from the coding sequence ATGCTCCTGAGGGCTTCTTACTGGACATGGAAATTGCTTAACGGGGAGTCAATCCCTGATGAAATGCCAACTGCCTATCTTATGCTTGATGGAAAATGCATGTACAACTGTGCTTACTGTACACATGCAAAAGATTCCGAAAGTGACAACTCTTATTTATCAAGAATAGTGTGGAAAATAGTAAACGTGGATAGTTTGAATTCAGTTAGTTCCAAGTTCAAGCGAGTTTGTATCCAAACGGTCAATTACAAAGGATATCTTGATGATATAATTGAAGTGATTAAACATCTCAGGTCTTCAAATGAAAACAACGATTTACTCATATCCGTGTCTACACGAGTTAAGAACGAAGAAGAAATCGATACACTCATGAACTCAGGAGTAGACGATTTAGGGATGGCCATCGACGTTGCTTCTAAAGGGTTTCATATGCTATATCGCTCATGGCCTCTCGAATATACGTTATCTTTGATTCGATACGGTGCAAGTAGGTATCCAGGAAGAATAACTACACACATTATCGTCGGGCTTGGCGAAACGGACAGAGAGCTTTATGAAATATTTAAACTGATGAAATCTTACAACGTCAAAATTGCGCTCTTTGCTTTTACACCTGTCAGAGGCACGAAATTGGCTCATCTGTCGCCACCATCTATTGAAAGATACAGAAATATACAGCTCCTTAGATTCCTTATCTTCGAGGCAAATCAAAAACCAGATGTCGATTTCGATGAATTTGGAAATTTGAAGTCTGTAAGATTTGACAGCTCTATCGATGTATCCAAGGCATTTCTAACATCCGGATGCACGCACTGTACAAGACCATATTACAACGACAGCCCGAGAAGCAAGGTACTGTACAATTATCACGTTTTCAAAAACTCGGAAAGTAGATAG
- a CDS encoding 5'-nucleotidase C-terminal domain-containing protein encodes MAWFRKVWIWLFVLLAVVFVFAETRQIVILQTSDLHGYIYPIDYATNRPANQGLAKVASVIKEQREKYGEENVIVVDTGDLIQGSPLEYYHAKFDNSDVDPMVLVMNHLKFAASTIGNHEFNYGLDVLNKAINEAEFPFLSANITDEFDSPYFMPYHIVDLNGVTVLILGLTTKFIPNWEDPRNISGLNFKDPVEIAKLYVEALRDIADVVVIAYHGGLERDPVTGEPTEPLVGENQGYELATQVPGVDVLLTGHQHRSIATKIGNVAVTQPSNWGKMVGKVTIKLEKNEDDERWIVKEVIPELIDTSKYPADPEVLELAKPYEEKTQKWLDTPVGMAKGNFWISDPFAARLWDNPLIEFVNKVQMYYTGAKISSTALFTNDVKGWKEGPITLRDINAVYIYANTLKVLKVKGKDIKDALERSADYFVFEDGVAKENKAWIEPKVQRYNYDMWEGISYKIVLNRPKGDRIVDLMFEGKPIDMDAEYEIVLNNYRAGGGGGYEMFKGKPVVREILIEMAELMSNYVLEKKEIEATLDNNWGAYVEMNYTVQSEETIETVASKLGVSVEDLKRWNNVQEVKPGDVLKYYVPYFEYLELMQKAS; translated from the coding sequence ATGGCATGGTTTAGGAAAGTTTGGATATGGCTGTTCGTACTTCTTGCGGTTGTATTTGTATTTGCTGAGACAAGGCAGATTGTCATTCTTCAAACAAGTGACCTGCACGGGTACATCTATCCAATTGATTATGCAACAAACAGACCTGCAAACCAAGGTTTAGCGAAGGTTGCATCGGTGATCAAAGAGCAAAGGGAAAAGTACGGCGAGGAGAACGTTATAGTTGTTGATACAGGAGACCTTATTCAGGGAAGTCCTTTGGAATACTATCATGCCAAGTTCGACAATTCTGATGTTGACCCTATGGTACTTGTGATGAACCATCTCAAATTTGCAGCAAGCACCATTGGGAACCATGAATTTAACTACGGATTAGACGTATTGAACAAGGCGATAAATGAAGCAGAGTTCCCATTTTTGAGTGCAAATATAACAGACGAATTTGATTCCCCGTATTTCATGCCATACCATATTGTTGATTTAAACGGCGTTACGGTACTTATCCTTGGCTTGACCACAAAGTTCATTCCAAACTGGGAGGACCCCAGAAACATCTCCGGGCTGAATTTTAAAGACCCCGTAGAAATAGCAAAGCTCTATGTAGAGGCACTGAGAGATATTGCAGATGTGGTTGTGATTGCGTACCATGGTGGGCTGGAGCGAGATCCAGTTACAGGTGAACCAACTGAGCCACTTGTTGGAGAAAACCAAGGTTATGAGCTTGCAACTCAGGTTCCGGGTGTGGATGTCTTGTTGACAGGCCATCAGCATCGATCAATTGCAACGAAAATTGGTAATGTTGCGGTCACTCAGCCGTCCAATTGGGGAAAGATGGTAGGTAAGGTAACGATAAAGCTCGAGAAGAATGAAGACGATGAAAGATGGATTGTTAAGGAAGTCATACCAGAATTAATAGATACGTCAAAGTATCCTGCCGATCCCGAGGTGCTGGAACTTGCAAAACCGTACGAAGAGAAGACCCAAAAGTGGTTAGATACACCTGTTGGAATGGCAAAAGGGAACTTCTGGATTTCCGATCCATTTGCTGCAAGACTTTGGGATAACCCATTGATCGAGTTTGTCAATAAAGTTCAGATGTACTACACGGGTGCGAAAATTTCTTCTACTGCTCTCTTCACGAATGATGTTAAGGGTTGGAAAGAAGGGCCAATAACGTTGAGAGACATAAACGCCGTTTATATTTATGCAAACACTTTAAAGGTATTGAAAGTCAAAGGAAAAGATATCAAGGATGCCCTCGAGAGGAGTGCAGATTACTTCGTTTTTGAAGATGGAGTAGCAAAGGAGAATAAGGCTTGGATAGAACCAAAGGTTCAGCGGTACAATTACGATATGTGGGAAGGGATATCTTACAAAATAGTGTTGAATAGACCAAAAGGTGATAGGATTGTAGACCTTATGTTCGAAGGAAAGCCTATCGACATGGACGCTGAATACGAAATAGTTTTGAACAACTACAGGGCAGGTGGCGGTGGAGGATACGAGATGTTCAAGGGCAAACCGGTTGTTAGAGAAATCTTAATAGAGATGGCGGAACTGATGTCCAATTACGTACTTGAGAAGAAAGAAATCGAAGCAACGCTTGACAACAACTGGGGTGCATATGTTGAGATGAATTACACCGTCCAATCAGAAGAAACAATTGAAACAGTTGCATCAAAGCTTGGAGTTTCGGTAGAAGATTTGAAGAGATGGAACAACGTGCAAGAAGTCAAACCGGGAGATGTGCTGAAATATTATGTTCCGTACTTTGAGTATCTGGAACTTATGCAAAAAGCATCATAA
- a CDS encoding acyl-CoA dehydrogenase, whose amino-acid sequence MDYLLTKEQLLARELFRQFAEAEVKPIAQKVDEEEYFPTETIKKMAEIGMMGIPFPKEVGGAGGDYLTYVMAVEEIAKVCATTAIILSAHTSLCCYPIYTWGTDYQKEKYLRPLLKGEYLGAFALTEPNAGSDAGNQQTTAKLVGDYYILNGSKIFITNGGTADVFIVFAMTDKSKGTRGISAFIVEKGFEGFKVGKPEKKLGIRGSSTTELIFEDCKVPKENLLGSEGMGFKIALQTLDGGRIGVGAQALGIAEGAISEVLKYVKERRQFSKPIGSFQGIQWYIADMITKTEAAKLLVYNAAIKKDKGVLTSADAAMAKKYASDVAMEVTTQAVQIFGGYGYTKDYPVERMMRDAKITQIYEGTNEVQKMVIAAQYIK is encoded by the coding sequence ATGGATTATCTGTTGACAAAGGAACAACTTCTTGCAAGGGAACTGTTTCGGCAGTTTGCTGAAGCGGAGGTCAAACCCATTGCACAGAAGGTTGACGAAGAAGAGTACTTTCCAACTGAAACGATAAAGAAGATGGCAGAGATTGGGATGATGGGTATACCATTTCCGAAAGAAGTTGGTGGCGCAGGCGGTGACTATCTGACGTACGTGATGGCTGTAGAGGAAATCGCAAAAGTTTGCGCGACAACGGCTATTATTCTTTCTGCACACACATCTCTATGTTGTTACCCCATATACACATGGGGTACAGACTATCAGAAAGAAAAGTACCTTAGACCATTACTCAAAGGGGAATACCTTGGTGCTTTTGCTTTAACAGAACCAAATGCAGGTAGTGATGCGGGGAACCAGCAAACTACTGCAAAGCTTGTAGGGGACTACTACATACTTAACGGTTCAAAGATATTTATCACCAACGGTGGAACAGCCGATGTGTTTATCGTCTTTGCGATGACAGACAAATCCAAAGGAACGAGAGGTATTAGTGCCTTTATTGTAGAAAAAGGCTTCGAGGGGTTTAAAGTTGGAAAGCCCGAAAAAAAGCTTGGTATCAGAGGTTCATCAACAACGGAGTTAATCTTTGAGGACTGTAAGGTTCCAAAGGAAAACCTCCTTGGAAGCGAAGGGATGGGGTTCAAAATTGCATTGCAGACGCTCGATGGAGGCCGCATCGGTGTTGGAGCACAAGCCCTTGGAATTGCAGAAGGAGCAATCTCAGAAGTTCTGAAATACGTAAAAGAAAGAAGACAGTTCTCAAAACCGATCGGTTCTTTCCAGGGAATTCAGTGGTACATCGCCGATATGATAACAAAGACAGAAGCTGCGAAATTGCTTGTCTACAACGCTGCGATAAAAAAGGACAAAGGGGTCCTCACAAGTGCGGATGCCGCAATGGCCAAGAAATATGCATCCGACGTTGCAATGGAAGTAACAACCCAAGCAGTCCAGATATTCGGAGGTTACGGCTACACAAAAGATTATCCAGTGGAACGTATGATGCGGGATGCAAAGATTACACAAATATACGAAGGAACAAACGAAGTTCAGAAGATGGTAATAGCAGCCCAGTACATAAAGTGA
- a CDS encoding MFS transporter, with amino-acid sequence MEGELQKRKVITTLFFIVLADMLGFGLIIPLLPYYVKQFGASDLMIGLLAMVYPLGQVFAAPLIGRFSDKVGRKKALLLSVGGTFLSLITLGLARSVLVVLISRLIDGLTGGNITVAQSYIGDFTDEKSRAKSLGLIGAAFGLGFILGPALGGFLSRWGFSVPAFFAAGLSFVNLLNIIFLLPDSKPAQDSKRVPFTFEELKKTISMPHLGSLVLVKLFYSLGFTMFESSFSLFAMKKLNLPLSTTSYVLAYVGLAIVFTQGFLVGKVTKKYSEDNVIKAVIFIASLFLLLYSLSANVFTLLLFLGPLAMTSALIGVSLSSLVTKSVQREKLGGTLGVFNSVDSLMRIISPVLGAAIIQYLGPSLLGVFEGLVVSISGLIFYLVFVPKYSLFISKSSGGVV; translated from the coding sequence ATGGAAGGCGAACTACAAAAGAGAAAGGTTATAACGACACTGTTTTTCATCGTCTTAGCGGACATGCTTGGCTTTGGACTCATAATCCCTCTGCTGCCGTATTATGTTAAGCAATTTGGTGCAAGTGATCTAATGATAGGGTTGTTAGCAATGGTTTATCCACTTGGACAAGTTTTTGCAGCACCATTGATTGGAAGATTTTCCGATAAGGTGGGAAGAAAAAAAGCGCTACTTTTAAGTGTGGGTGGTACGTTTTTGTCCTTGATAACACTCGGACTTGCCCGATCGGTGCTTGTTGTTTTGATTTCGAGACTGATCGATGGTCTGACCGGAGGAAATATTACCGTTGCGCAGTCGTACATCGGAGATTTCACAGATGAAAAGAGCAGGGCGAAAAGTTTGGGTTTAATAGGAGCTGCCTTTGGACTGGGTTTCATATTGGGCCCAGCTTTAGGTGGTTTCTTGAGCAGATGGGGATTTTCGGTACCTGCATTCTTTGCCGCTGGACTCTCTTTTGTCAATTTGCTGAATATCATTTTTCTTTTGCCTGATTCGAAACCAGCCCAAGATTCAAAGAGAGTCCCATTCACTTTTGAAGAGCTCAAAAAAACTATATCTATGCCGCACTTAGGTTCTTTAGTCCTTGTTAAACTCTTCTACTCACTTGGTTTTACGATGTTTGAATCGTCCTTTTCGCTCTTTGCAATGAAGAAATTGAACCTTCCGCTTTCTACAACAAGCTATGTGTTGGCTTACGTTGGTTTGGCTATCGTGTTCACTCAAGGGTTTTTGGTTGGTAAGGTCACCAAGAAGTACAGTGAGGATAACGTTATTAAGGCGGTGATATTCATAGCATCTCTCTTCTTGCTCTTATACTCGCTTTCTGCTAATGTTTTTACACTTTTGTTGTTTTTAGGTCCTCTTGCCATGACTTCTGCGTTGATTGGTGTATCTTTAAGCTCACTTGTCACAAAGTCTGTCCAGAGGGAAAAACTTGGCGGAACGCTGGGAGTGTTCAATTCCGTTGATAGTCTCATGAGGATAATCAGTCCTGTTTTGGGAGCGGCTATCATACAGTACCTTGGTCCATCGTTGCTTGGTGTATTTGAAGGACTTGTAGTTTCGATAAGTGGCCTAATTTTCTACCTTGTTTTTGTGCCAAAGTACAGTTTGTTTATTTCCAAGAGTTCAGGAGGAGTTGTTTGA
- a CDS encoding flagellar biosynthetic protein FliR codes for MNQIYDLLQRYALSYGLILSRLTGMMVVAPFFAGFSLPLEVMIILLLALGYVTLPNVAIPVLLPLPVVTIVASVLYNFFIGFIIGLIAYTIVSSVYVGSEIFGIQSGFNVSGSLDPTMEESPLTSEFIYLISVYIFVSLKGHLILYKAVVESFQKYPLLLSEVPFKEVSSLYVKIFVDAFLFSLQIALPIIGLMFLINVLFGILSRLVPQMNVFMVAMPASTLILFVLFVGMIPVWIELISRMVYKLEPYLNQLLAR; via the coding sequence ATGAACCAGATATATGACCTGCTTCAAAGGTATGCCCTGAGTTACGGACTCATCCTTTCACGGTTAACCGGGATGATGGTAGTAGCTCCATTTTTTGCGGGCTTTTCTTTACCACTGGAAGTCATGATAATCCTACTTTTGGCACTCGGCTATGTCACTCTTCCTAACGTTGCAATTCCCGTTTTACTGCCATTACCAGTGGTAACAATCGTGGCTTCTGTGTTGTATAATTTCTTCATAGGCTTTATTATCGGTTTAATAGCTTACACTATCGTCAGCTCTGTTTACGTTGGTAGCGAGATTTTCGGTATTCAGTCGGGATTTAACGTTAGCGGTTCACTAGACCCAACGATGGAAGAGTCACCCTTAACAAGTGAATTCATCTACCTAATATCGGTCTACATATTTGTTTCATTAAAAGGACATTTGATACTATATAAAGCCGTTGTTGAATCATTTCAAAAATATCCCCTTTTGCTTTCGGAAGTCCCGTTCAAAGAAGTCAGCAGCCTGTATGTAAAGATTTTCGTTGATGCCTTTTTATTTTCTTTACAGATAGCATTACCAATAATAGGTCTGATGTTCCTGATAAACGTACTCTTTGGGATTCTGTCTCGGCTTGTGCCACAAATGAACGTTTTTATGGTTGCCATGCCAGCTTCAACGTTGATACTCTTTGTACTGTTTGTGGGGATGATACCGGTATGGATAGAACTGATATCGAGGATGGTTTACAAGTTGGAGCCTTACCTCAACCAACTCTTAGCAAGATAG